From Magnetococcus sp. PR-3, the proteins below share one genomic window:
- a CDS encoding DUF7697 family protein produces the protein MQACQNQLKLAPSGQILGIDMNVAMQLARTIGLNEQLALELLPSAESGLIEANLSE, from the coding sequence ATGCAAGCCTGTCAAAACCAACTAAAGCTGGCTCCATCGGGACAGATCTTGGGAATCGATATGAATGTGGCGATGCAGTTGGCCAGAACCATAGGGCTCAATGAACAACTGGCCTTAGAACTGTTGCCCTCTGCTGAATCCGGACTTATAGAAGCCAATCTTTCAGAATAA
- a CDS encoding phage tail tube protein gives MARAYGANAHLLLKRETVYGQKPSGNFIRMPFNRCSLGSEQGLVDDPVLGQGRVPLPPLQDVINVEGEVVTPMDLRYMGLWLTGLLGSADTTGSGPYVHTFASGEQVLPSYSIEVGMLEVPAYFLSAGVMVNSLALEFQRSGAAAATLNLVAQGENRSASSQGGTPTALTFERISQFQGSIKKGGTSLANLTGGSLTYSNNLEKIETIRDDGLIDGADPTVASLTGRIDVRFADTSLIDLASNGTPVDLEFGYRVDANNSILFTCHEVYLPKPKLAVEGPGGVQSSFDFQGARNEAVGHMFTVTLSNDLDGSDYQ, from the coding sequence TTGGCACGTGCATATGGGGCCAATGCCCACCTGTTGTTGAAACGGGAAACCGTCTACGGTCAAAAGCCCTCCGGCAACTTTATCCGTATGCCTTTCAATCGCTGTAGTTTGGGTAGTGAACAGGGGTTAGTGGATGACCCGGTGCTGGGGCAGGGGCGAGTTCCTCTCCCCCCTCTACAGGATGTGATCAATGTGGAGGGGGAGGTAGTAACTCCCATGGACCTGCGTTACATGGGGCTGTGGCTGACCGGATTGTTGGGCAGTGCCGACACCACCGGCAGTGGCCCCTATGTGCACACCTTCGCCTCCGGTGAACAGGTGCTACCCAGCTACAGCATTGAGGTGGGTATGCTGGAGGTACCCGCCTATTTTCTCAGTGCTGGTGTGATGGTGAACTCCCTGGCCCTGGAGTTTCAACGCTCAGGGGCTGCTGCGGCGACGCTGAATCTGGTTGCCCAAGGGGAAAACCGTTCGGCTTCATCTCAAGGAGGCACACCCACCGCTCTTACCTTTGAACGCATCAGCCAGTTTCAGGGCTCCATCAAAAAGGGTGGCACTTCTCTGGCCAACCTCACCGGTGGATCCCTTACCTACAGCAACAATCTGGAAAAGATCGAGACCATTCGGGATGACGGTCTCATCGATGGAGCAGATCCCACGGTGGCCTCCCTCACAGGGCGCATTGATGTTCGCTTTGCAGACACCAGTCTCATTGATCTGGCCAGCAATGGTACGCCGGTGGATCTGGAGTTCGGCTACCGAGTGGATGCTAACAACAGTATCCTGTTTACCTGTCATGAGGTCTATCTGCCCAAGCCCAAGCTGGCGGTTGAGGGGCCCGGTGGCGTGCAGTCCAGTTTTGATTTTCAAGGAGCACGCAATGAAGCGGTCGGGCACATGTTCACCGTGACCTTAAGCAACGACCTGGACGGGAGCGACTACCAATGA
- a CDS encoding NlpC/P60 family protein, producing MSHFAAQYIGRPWSATAEGPEAFNCWTLVRWIQQRHFNRSLPSIPISGNDLSTLARAFQNHDERQRWQRVQAAREGDCVLMRQARYPVHVGLWLDVDSGGVLHCVQGAGVVFQNLQALQQHGWFTEGYYRFKENAT from the coding sequence ATGAGTCACTTTGCTGCCCAATATATTGGTAGACCCTGGTCAGCAACGGCTGAGGGACCAGAGGCCTTTAACTGCTGGACCCTGGTTAGGTGGATTCAGCAGCGCCATTTCAATCGTTCTCTTCCCTCGATTCCCATCTCTGGTAACGATCTATCAACACTGGCCAGAGCCTTTCAAAACCATGATGAACGACAGCGTTGGCAGCGGGTGCAAGCGGCCCGTGAGGGTGACTGTGTACTCATGCGCCAAGCACGATATCCCGTGCATGTCGGGCTGTGGCTGGATGTAGACAGTGGTGGTGTTCTGCACTGCGTACAGGGGGCAGGGGTGGTGTTCCAAAATCTGCAAGCTCTGCAACAGCATGGATGGTTTACAGAGGGCTACTACCGTTTCAAGGAGAACGCCACATGA
- a CDS encoding RCC1 domain-containing protein, producing the protein MSSSTELEQLVNQLESDGDLLHQVVHGDDATTVSTEGGSVKSLAKAQADMDATLNANMTSLTTLKDQAETAATAAQSAANDALTIKWKGAYDVGLSYQENDGVHFNGSGYICIVDAAIGITPLDSGYWSLLAAGTNQVTEQGDLLFHDGIGPARLPAGTAGQILQTGGVGGDPSWTALHDRPGCRVKALQVQRSGSGIGMYNSAYLMTDGTVRIVGNNGQGQLGIGAQSSRRLQPMTCAFPAGLTTVVKEVHLAGRSVFALMEDGTVYSWGYNGYGQLGQGDTNLRYVPTKIVGLTGITQMATTGSYWGDYTSVWFLDDQGRIWACGYNGYGQLGDGSTTNRLEPVQVSGAQNWVWVGCASAYRSYAFAIDASGNAFSWGYNGRGNLGVGNTTDQHGPTPVSLPGNVKTIVGNCDGDGNGNPYASTFWLLEDGRLYAAGYNNYGQLGVGDTTERTTPVEISALANVVDVSIGGGQTAHGMALLGDGSIRTWGRNNYGQLGVGNTTNQHTPQDPGLTDIVQIRGSGYYGYQFSMVLDSSGTLWSAGYNGNGQLGLGHATYQTSFQPACGIGLGGSFGVKPVNIAFNGENAGFCTHVLLSDGRVLSSGYNGHGQAGTDSSNSGLYAFSTVLF; encoded by the coding sequence ATGTCTTCTTCAACAGAACTGGAACAGCTGGTTAATCAGCTGGAATCCGATGGTGACCTGTTGCATCAAGTGGTGCACGGGGATGATGCCACCACGGTGAGCACAGAGGGTGGATCGGTCAAATCCCTGGCCAAAGCCCAGGCGGATATGGATGCCACCCTCAATGCCAACATGACCAGCCTCACAACCTTGAAGGATCAAGCTGAAACCGCAGCCACCGCGGCTCAATCCGCCGCCAATGATGCTCTCACCATCAAATGGAAAGGGGCTTATGATGTAGGTTTGTCCTATCAGGAAAACGATGGGGTGCACTTCAATGGCTCAGGCTACATCTGCATTGTAGACGCTGCTATTGGAATCACACCACTGGACAGTGGTTATTGGAGTCTGTTGGCGGCTGGTACCAATCAGGTGACTGAGCAAGGCGACCTGCTTTTTCACGATGGGATAGGGCCTGCTCGGCTTCCGGCGGGAACGGCTGGTCAAATTCTGCAAACAGGTGGGGTGGGTGGGGACCCCTCATGGACCGCACTGCATGATCGGCCTGGGTGCCGGGTGAAAGCGTTGCAGGTCCAGCGTAGCGGTAGTGGAATCGGTATGTACAACAGCGCCTATCTCATGACCGATGGCACCGTTCGGATTGTTGGTAATAATGGTCAGGGGCAGTTGGGCATCGGTGCCCAATCCAGCCGTCGTCTGCAACCTATGACCTGCGCCTTTCCAGCTGGCCTGACCACCGTGGTTAAAGAGGTGCATCTGGCTGGGCGTTCTGTCTTTGCCCTGATGGAGGATGGCACCGTCTACTCCTGGGGCTACAACGGCTATGGCCAGTTGGGGCAGGGGGATACCAATCTGCGCTATGTGCCTACCAAAATCGTGGGGCTCACCGGCATCACCCAGATGGCCACAACGGGCTCCTATTGGGGAGACTATACCTCTGTCTGGTTTCTGGATGACCAGGGGCGCATCTGGGCCTGTGGCTACAATGGGTATGGTCAACTGGGGGATGGTTCCACCACCAACCGTCTGGAGCCCGTGCAGGTTTCTGGTGCTCAAAACTGGGTGTGGGTGGGGTGTGCCAGTGCCTATCGCAGCTATGCCTTTGCCATCGATGCCAGTGGTAACGCTTTTTCCTGGGGTTACAACGGTCGTGGCAATCTGGGGGTGGGCAATACCACCGATCAACATGGGCCAACCCCAGTTTCCCTGCCCGGCAACGTGAAAACCATCGTGGGCAACTGCGATGGAGATGGTAACGGTAACCCCTACGCTTCCACCTTCTGGCTTCTGGAGGATGGGCGGCTCTATGCGGCCGGGTACAATAACTATGGCCAACTGGGGGTGGGGGATACCACTGAACGTACCACTCCGGTGGAGATCTCTGCTCTGGCCAACGTGGTGGATGTCTCTATCGGTGGGGGCCAAACTGCCCACGGCATGGCCCTGTTGGGGGATGGCTCCATCCGTACCTGGGGGCGGAACAACTATGGCCAACTGGGGGTAGGCAATACCACAAATCAGCACACGCCCCAGGATCCGGGGCTAACCGATATCGTCCAAATTCGTGGTAGCGGCTACTACGGCTACCAGTTCTCCATGGTGCTGGACAGCAGTGGCACTCTGTGGAGCGCAGGGTACAACGGCAATGGACAGCTTGGGCTTGGTCATGCCACCTACCAAACCAGTTTCCAACCGGCCTGTGGTATCGGGCTGGGTGGTTCATTCGGCGTTAAACCAGTGAACATCGCTTTCAATGGGGAAAATGCAGGTTTCTGCACCCATGTTCTTCTCTCTGATGGTCGAGTACTCTCATCCGGCTATAACGGCCATGGTCAGGCCGGTACCGACTCATCCAACTCCGGTCTCTATGCCTTCTCCACGGTTCTGTTCTGA
- a CDS encoding MerR family transcriptional regulator: protein MKNNIPKFPWTIGQVAKATGYKLQTMRYYEQMGLIPRPKRSEGNQRLYTQEHVDQLLFIRHCRELGFSLDKIQHMLTLAGDTDHSCKEVDQIAKLHLADVKNRISRLQRLEKELERIIGHCSENKVEKCLILEALRDHDQCEDKDHGGPLSLK from the coding sequence ATGAAAAATAATATTCCAAAGTTTCCGTGGACGATTGGTCAGGTAGCCAAAGCTACCGGATATAAACTCCAGACGATGCGCTATTATGAGCAGATGGGGCTGATCCCTCGTCCCAAAAGATCTGAGGGGAATCAGAGGCTCTACACGCAAGAACATGTCGATCAACTTCTATTCATAAGGCACTGCAGAGAGCTGGGATTTTCATTGGATAAGATCCAGCATATGCTAACACTGGCTGGTGATACCGACCACTCATGCAAAGAAGTGGATCAAATCGCGAAATTGCACTTAGCCGATGTCAAAAATCGGATTAGTCGACTCCAGCGTTTGGAGAAAGAACTGGAAAGGATTATCGGCCATTGCAGTGAGAACAAAGTTGAGAAATGTCTGATTTTAGAGGCTCTAAGAGATCATGATCAATGTGAGGATAAGGATCACGGTGGGCCATTGAGTTTAAAATAA
- a CDS encoding DUF1833 family protein, which yields MPDDRLSQAIREAYASAPADVVILHTLEIRHPAFVDDEEVPTAIRVVRDYVDLIAKLEASAPLNPGESVTFVALAFNLELPPVESTPMPEIVVTLDNVSGEIMKHLDRAVQTMDPIEITYRPYLSTDLEGPQMDPPLTLTITEVEADMLQVRARARMMDIGNKAFPADTYRASRFPGLAR from the coding sequence ATGCCTGATGATCGACTCTCCCAGGCCATCCGGGAGGCTTATGCTTCAGCCCCTGCTGATGTGGTGATTTTGCACACCCTGGAGATCCGCCACCCAGCCTTTGTGGATGATGAAGAGGTGCCAACAGCTATCCGGGTGGTAAGGGACTATGTGGACCTTATCGCCAAGCTGGAAGCTTCGGCACCGCTTAATCCTGGTGAGTCGGTCACTTTTGTCGCTCTGGCTTTCAATCTGGAGCTGCCACCCGTGGAATCCACCCCCATGCCGGAGATTGTGGTCACCCTGGATAATGTCTCTGGGGAGATCATGAAGCATCTGGATCGAGCGGTGCAGACCATGGATCCCATCGAGATCACCTACCGCCCCTATCTTTCCACCGATCTGGAAGGCCCTCAGATGGATCCCCCTCTGACCCTCACCATCACCGAAGTAGAAGCGGACATGCTCCAAGTCAGAGCTCGAGCCCGCATGATGGATATCGGCAATAAAGCTTTCCCCGCTGATACCTACAGAGCCTCACGTTTCCCTGGATTGGCCCGATGA
- a CDS encoding host specificity factor TipJ family phage tail protein, with product MNGSVIIVENPFQPHLNRQQFPIPAPITIHDWLLQRQLPEFTLPTICIKNGEPLLRAEWQTELIQPDDIVVFVPLPQGGGGGGSNPLRVVLMIAVMVAAYYFGPVIAGKIGWATKVGEAAITATLAVAGSTLVNVLVPPPMPQMPSFGSSGIQAPSPTYALGAQGNQARLGQPIPVIYGRHLIYPDIAASPYTEYVDNQQYLHQLHCIGQGHYQLESLRIEDTPIFSFEEIEYEVVPPGSEITLFDPDVVTAPEVAGQELIATNLLEEGDDGWIGPFAANPPGTQSTAIGIDLAMQSGLYYANSGGGLDERTVEWEAQARQVDDEGTPVAGWMTLDLITVTEATNTPQRLSYKHAVDAGRYEVRLRRTNEKDTDPRAGHELRWSALRAYLDGQPDFGVLTMLAMKMRATDNLSQRSSRLVNCVVTRKLPAWNPTSGWSDPQPSRSIAWAITDALKAEYGAKLTDDRIGLTGLHALDQAWQSRGDQFDAVFDQKLTVWEAITRIARCGRAVPILQGGTVRIIRDQPQTLPVALFSPRNIVKNSLSIQYLMPSEETADAVTVEFFNAETWKPDEVTVSLDDSQTTNPAKVALFGCTDQAHAQREGGYMAAANRYRRRIITFQTEMEGLIPTYGDLIAITHDVPEWGQSAEVVAVDGNRLTLTESLEWAEGEDHVVAIRNQDGSVSGPWSALHGMKSNQVVVSELDFSLVVGAEAERAYIAFGTTSQWSLLARVLSIRPRGERVEIMAVGEHESVHLKE from the coding sequence ATGAACGGCTCCGTTATCATCGTTGAGAATCCCTTCCAGCCTCATCTAAACCGCCAGCAGTTTCCCATCCCAGCCCCCATCACCATTCATGACTGGCTCCTGCAGAGGCAACTTCCTGAATTTACCCTCCCCACCATATGTATCAAAAACGGTGAACCCCTACTCAGAGCAGAGTGGCAAACTGAGCTCATTCAGCCCGATGACATCGTAGTCTTTGTCCCATTACCACAGGGTGGAGGAGGCGGGGGTTCCAATCCCTTACGGGTGGTGTTAATGATCGCCGTGATGGTTGCCGCCTACTATTTCGGACCTGTCATAGCAGGTAAGATTGGCTGGGCCACCAAGGTGGGAGAAGCGGCCATCACGGCAACCCTGGCTGTGGCGGGTTCTACGCTGGTTAACGTCCTTGTACCGCCTCCCATGCCCCAGATGCCCAGCTTTGGCAGTAGTGGCATTCAAGCGCCCAGTCCCACCTATGCCCTTGGTGCCCAGGGCAATCAGGCCCGCCTGGGACAACCCATCCCGGTCATCTACGGCAGACACCTGATCTATCCTGATATTGCGGCATCTCCTTATACCGAATATGTGGACAACCAACAGTACCTGCATCAACTCCACTGCATTGGCCAAGGCCACTATCAGCTGGAATCTCTGCGCATCGAGGATACCCCCATTTTCTCGTTTGAAGAGATTGAGTATGAGGTTGTTCCACCCGGTTCAGAAATCACTCTGTTTGACCCGGACGTGGTGACAGCTCCTGAGGTGGCCGGTCAGGAGCTCATTGCTACCAATTTATTGGAAGAGGGGGATGATGGCTGGATTGGGCCCTTTGCGGCAAACCCTCCCGGTACCCAGTCCACAGCCATTGGTATCGACTTGGCTATGCAGAGCGGCCTCTACTACGCCAACAGCGGGGGTGGATTGGATGAGCGCACCGTTGAGTGGGAGGCCCAAGCCCGGCAGGTGGATGATGAAGGTACACCTGTAGCTGGCTGGATGACTCTGGACCTTATCACCGTTACCGAGGCCACCAATACGCCTCAGCGCCTTTCCTACAAACATGCTGTCGATGCAGGGCGGTATGAGGTACGCCTTCGCCGGACCAATGAGAAAGATACCGACCCCAGGGCAGGGCATGAGCTCAGATGGTCAGCTCTGAGAGCCTATCTGGATGGTCAGCCAGATTTTGGTGTCCTCACCATGTTGGCCATGAAGATGCGGGCTACTGACAACCTCTCCCAACGATCCTCTCGTTTGGTCAACTGTGTGGTGACCCGCAAGCTTCCAGCCTGGAATCCAACTTCAGGATGGTCCGATCCACAACCCTCCCGATCCATCGCCTGGGCCATTACCGATGCCCTTAAAGCGGAATATGGTGCCAAACTAACTGACGACCGCATCGGTCTGACTGGCCTCCATGCCCTGGATCAAGCTTGGCAGAGCAGGGGAGATCAATTCGACGCGGTGTTTGATCAGAAACTCACCGTATGGGAAGCCATCACCCGTATTGCTCGGTGTGGTCGAGCGGTACCTATCCTTCAAGGTGGGACTGTCCGTATCATCCGAGATCAGCCCCAAACCCTACCCGTAGCACTCTTCTCTCCACGCAACATCGTAAAGAATTCCTTAAGCATCCAATACCTCATGCCCAGCGAAGAAACCGCAGATGCCGTCACTGTGGAGTTTTTCAACGCAGAAACCTGGAAGCCTGATGAGGTGACGGTTTCACTGGATGATAGCCAAACTACCAATCCCGCCAAAGTAGCCCTGTTCGGATGCACAGACCAAGCCCATGCCCAGAGGGAAGGGGGCTACATGGCCGCAGCCAACCGGTACAGGCGGCGTATCATCACCTTTCAAACGGAGATGGAAGGGCTCATCCCTACCTATGGTGATCTCATTGCTATTACCCACGATGTGCCGGAGTGGGGGCAGTCAGCTGAGGTGGTGGCTGTAGATGGTAATCGACTCACCCTGACAGAGTCTTTGGAGTGGGCAGAGGGGGAAGATCATGTGGTTGCGATTAGAAACCAAGATGGTTCGGTCAGCGGTCCATGGTCTGCCCTACATGGAATGAAGTCCAATCAGGTTGTTGTTTCTGAGCTGGATTTTTCACTGGTTGTTGGGGCTGAAGCTGAGCGTGCCTACATTGCTTTTGGCACCACCAGTCAATGGAGTCTGTTGGCCAGAGTGCTATCCATACGTCCACGGGGTGAACGAGTAGAGATCATGGCTGTTGGTGAGCATGAGAGCGTTCATCTCAAGGAGTGA
- a CDS encoding SO_0444 family Cu/Zn efflux transporter, which translates to MELFFNNFVDLSLDVAPWLIIGLIATGLVKAWIPESAVARWLGGRGLGPITRGALIGAPLPLCSCSVVPMAMGLHRKGASKPATVSFLVATPETGVDSVAISWVLLGPFLTIVRPIAAIFSAVTSGLSVLLIDRFSKPQEKPRDQGNSVPQENSAPVPTPMVSGASSQKFTQITVSSPITQSAPTEGSGSCCSNSCCGSTPQSEGKIQDLPHWRRLQQGMKYAMTDIWDDLAPWLAIGVLITALVMTWVPPGKLTAFSEYPFLAMLTMIAASVPVYVCASASTPIAAAMIFSGLTPGMALAFMIAGPATNIATLGIIKRELGGKTLTAYLVGIVFSAIFMGLGIDWIINIVGSEIVVARPGGTEEILPFWLSMGSLIFLAFLSLRHPVTQMVK; encoded by the coding sequence ATGGAACTGTTCTTCAATAATTTTGTAGACTTGTCATTGGATGTGGCCCCCTGGCTGATCATTGGGCTCATCGCTACGGGATTGGTTAAGGCATGGATACCTGAGTCGGCTGTCGCCAGATGGCTGGGAGGACGTGGCCTGGGACCGATAACTCGTGGTGCACTGATTGGAGCACCTTTACCTCTTTGTTCGTGTAGCGTAGTGCCAATGGCTATGGGGCTTCATAGAAAGGGAGCTTCGAAACCAGCAACAGTATCTTTTTTGGTGGCAACACCAGAAACAGGTGTCGATTCGGTTGCTATTTCGTGGGTATTGCTGGGACCCTTCTTGACCATTGTGCGGCCCATTGCAGCTATCTTCAGTGCCGTTACCTCCGGTTTGTCAGTCCTTCTAATTGACCGATTTAGCAAACCTCAGGAAAAGCCCAGAGATCAGGGGAATAGTGTTCCTCAAGAAAACAGTGCCCCCGTACCCACTCCGATGGTTTCTGGAGCATCCAGTCAAAAATTCACTCAAATTACTGTTTCTTCACCCATTACCCAAAGTGCGCCTACTGAGGGTAGTGGCTCATGCTGTTCAAACAGTTGTTGTGGTTCAACGCCTCAGTCTGAGGGGAAAATTCAAGATTTACCCCATTGGAGACGCCTACAGCAGGGGATGAAATATGCAATGACTGATATTTGGGATGATCTTGCTCCGTGGCTGGCCATCGGGGTTTTGATCACCGCTCTGGTCATGACGTGGGTTCCTCCTGGTAAATTGACGGCATTCTCCGAGTACCCCTTCTTGGCTATGCTGACCATGATTGCTGCAAGTGTTCCAGTATATGTCTGTGCATCCGCATCGACCCCGATTGCTGCAGCTATGATCTTCAGTGGTTTGACACCTGGTATGGCGTTGGCTTTTATGATTGCTGGCCCTGCAACTAATATTGCTACGCTGGGAATTATCAAGCGTGAGCTAGGTGGGAAAACGCTGACAGCCTATTTGGTTGGAATTGTTTTCAGCGCTATATTTATGGGCCTTGGAATTGATTGGATAATAAATATAGTAGGCAGTGAAATTGTGGTTGCACGCCCAGGCGGTACAGAAGAGATTTTGCCATTTTGGCTTTCCATGGGGTCTTTAATATTCCTGGCATTCCTATCACTGCGTCATCCAGTTACCCAGATGGTTAAATAG
- a CDS encoding phage tail tape measure C-terminal domain-containing protein: MTRTRHSYSIRLSVEDGGRVRAELAQIGEGGERSFKRIRTASSDASRSLETLAGRASGLQSRMRMLAGVVAGLTAAGGLTALVNRSITTADAIGKTADKIGVGVESLQALRYAAESAGISQNTLDMSLQRFTRRVAEAASGSGEAKDALAQMGITLRDQHGQIRKTEDLLLEVADALSKTENSSERVRLAFKLFDSGGVGLINMLRGGSDALEQTMLKARGLGIVIEEDLIRNAEQARDDLDTLSKVISANLNRALLDLAPLISDASSAFATFFSTVGKGYQQLFGDPSDDERFNTLLAKRLRLQEQVAKLVGRSNLHPIARNRLASFKAEIIAINEQLRTIQDANIEQAKRESQAQPLDASSPDPASGEEGQLQSAKERARKLAQLERTLQQQLFSVTQQGAARIEAEYQRHVEQLGQIRTDQNRVKVDQLLGAAADVRSAKLAQLAAQEQKLADQRYAANQRVVTALKAEQDALSQTDRQRFISQAQRRLSAEATAQQRAEVEQLAAMLFDEKQAIEAQQQAEEKRLSRLKEGKALTEQYRTAQEQYRSELSNLNELLAEGAINQQTFSQAVEQAHDRMLDASTHWSDGIQRAIRDYLDEASNAAQTFEQVTSGALRQSENAFVQWAMTGKLSATDLFNTIAEEAIRTAYRMALVKPLGGFMESLFSTIGSAIFGGIGIGGGTAEAAVLTPKPGMSNALVYHSGGVVGSGEGGARLVPASLYEQAPRYHGGGVIGPGEVPAVLQQGETVFTRGQMQLLGEGFNRKPEVKVMVNIHNNAENVEAKAQWQQQGNGDLTLDVFVDQVESRMNRNIGRGEGIAPTLERRYGLNPAVGSYR; this comes from the coding sequence ATGACTCGAACACGCCACTCCTACTCCATTCGTCTTTCGGTCGAGGATGGGGGACGTGTGCGCGCTGAGCTGGCCCAAATTGGGGAAGGCGGGGAGCGCTCCTTTAAACGTATTCGCACCGCCAGTTCCGATGCTTCCCGTAGCTTGGAGACCCTGGCAGGCCGGGCCAGTGGCCTACAATCCCGTATGCGCATGCTGGCCGGAGTTGTTGCGGGTTTAACCGCAGCGGGTGGCTTGACTGCTTTGGTAAATCGTTCCATTACCACAGCAGATGCCATCGGTAAGACCGCAGACAAAATTGGCGTGGGGGTGGAGTCTCTGCAAGCCCTGCGTTATGCCGCCGAATCGGCAGGCATCTCCCAGAATACCTTGGATATGTCTCTACAGCGTTTTACCCGCCGGGTGGCAGAAGCGGCCTCCGGCAGTGGAGAAGCCAAGGATGCTCTGGCCCAGATGGGCATAACCCTGCGGGATCAGCATGGTCAGATCCGCAAAACCGAAGATCTGCTTTTGGAAGTGGCCGATGCCCTCTCCAAAACTGAGAACAGCTCAGAGCGGGTGCGTCTGGCCTTCAAGCTATTTGATTCCGGTGGTGTTGGCTTGATCAACATGTTGCGGGGTGGTTCCGATGCCCTGGAACAGACTATGCTCAAAGCCAGGGGTCTGGGGATTGTTATCGAGGAAGATCTGATCCGGAATGCGGAACAGGCCAGGGACGATCTGGATACCCTCAGCAAGGTCATTTCCGCCAACCTCAACCGAGCCCTGTTAGATCTGGCTCCACTGATCTCCGACGCCTCCAGTGCCTTCGCCACCTTCTTCTCCACGGTGGGTAAGGGATATCAACAGCTGTTTGGTGATCCTTCCGACGATGAGCGCTTCAATACCTTGCTGGCCAAACGTCTGCGTCTTCAGGAGCAGGTGGCCAAACTGGTGGGCCGCAGTAACCTGCACCCCATTGCCCGAAATCGTCTGGCCAGCTTCAAAGCGGAAATTATCGCCATCAATGAACAGCTTCGAACCATCCAGGATGCCAATATTGAGCAGGCCAAACGTGAGAGCCAAGCTCAGCCTTTAGACGCATCCTCACCTGATCCAGCGTCTGGTGAAGAGGGCCAACTGCAAAGCGCCAAGGAGAGAGCCCGAAAGCTGGCTCAGCTTGAGCGCACCCTGCAGCAGCAACTGTTCAGCGTAACCCAACAAGGCGCAGCCCGTATCGAAGCGGAGTATCAGCGTCATGTTGAACAGCTTGGGCAGATCCGTACCGATCAAAACCGGGTAAAGGTGGATCAACTGCTGGGAGCTGCGGCGGATGTTCGCAGTGCCAAGCTGGCCCAGTTGGCAGCCCAGGAGCAGAAACTGGCGGATCAACGCTATGCCGCAAACCAGCGGGTGGTGACAGCCCTCAAAGCAGAACAGGATGCTTTAAGCCAAACGGATCGCCAGCGCTTCATCTCCCAGGCCCAGCGTCGGCTCTCTGCCGAGGCTACAGCCCAGCAGCGTGCTGAAGTGGAGCAACTGGCGGCCATGCTGTTCGATGAGAAACAGGCCATTGAGGCTCAGCAACAGGCTGAAGAAAAACGACTCTCACGGCTTAAAGAGGGTAAAGCTCTTACCGAGCAATATCGCACTGCACAGGAACAGTACCGATCAGAGCTGAGCAATCTCAACGAGCTCCTGGCTGAAGGGGCCATCAATCAGCAGACTTTCTCCCAGGCCGTTGAGCAAGCCCATGACCGAATGCTGGATGCAAGCACCCACTGGTCGGATGGTATTCAGCGAGCCATTCGGGACTATCTGGATGAGGCAAGCAATGCTGCCCAAACCTTTGAACAGGTCACCAGTGGTGCACTGCGGCAGAGTGAAAACGCCTTTGTCCAATGGGCTATGACCGGAAAGCTGTCAGCTACAGATCTCTTCAATACCATCGCTGAAGAGGCAATTCGTACCGCTTATCGCATGGCGCTGGTCAAACCTCTGGGCGGCTTTATGGAGAGCCTTTTCTCTACCATCGGTAGTGCCATCTTTGGCGGGATCGGGATTGGTGGTGGAACGGCAGAAGCTGCAGTACTGACCCCCAAACCGGGTATGAGCAACGCCTTGGTTTATCACAGCGGCGGTGTGGTGGGCAGTGGTGAGGGTGGGGCTCGCTTGGTGCCTGCCTCTCTCTACGAGCAAGCGCCCAGATATCACGGTGGGGGTGTCATCGGCCCCGGTGAGGTGCCCGCCGTTCTGCAACAGGGAGAAACGGTCTTTACCCGTGGTCAGATGCAACTGCTGGGAGAGGGCTTTAACCGCAAGCCTGAGGTCAAGGTGATGGTCAATATCCACAATAATGCTGAAAACGTGGAGGCCAAGGCTCAGTGGCAGCAGCAAGGCAACGGGGATCTGACCCTGGATGTGTTTGTGGATCAGGTAGAGAGCCGTATGAACCGCAACATTGGTCGTGGTGAGGGGATCGCACCGACTCTGGAACGGCGATATGGCTTAAACCCAGCTGTGGGTAGCTACCGCTGA